The genomic stretch CTACGGCTACATTACTTATGGCGTGGTCGAGCGGATCGAGGTGGACGGCTTCCCGGCCAAGAAGGACGGCTTTGTGTACAAGGCCGAAGATTTTTTGAAGCACCTGCGGGCCGGCTCCGGCTTCCACACGCCGGACGAGGTGGATTACAAGCCCATCCTTGAGAAGTATGAAATTGTTGAAAAAGTGAATCGCGGCTCGATTGACGAAGTTTGGCTGTACGCTTTTCCTTACGCCGGCTTCTACGAGTCGATCATGGGCGGGCCGGGGGCGTTCTGGTGCAACGCGCCGGTGCTAGAAGGCGCCGACCAGGCCAAGAAGCGTTTTGTGATCATGGGCTTCAACTACGAGCGCGGCGCGGGGCAGATGCTGGAGAACCTGGGCCACCGGGCCGAGTCGATCATGAAACATACTTATCGCCACAAGAGCGGCGACGACAATTTGTGGGAGCGTTTCACCCGCTACGACAAGACCCATCCCGGCCAGTCGGAGGTGGGCATTGTTCATTACGCGCCCAACAGCACCAAAGATTACGAGTGGGGCAACAAGACCAAAGTGAAGAGCCGCTACCACGTCTGGAAGAACTTCCCCAACCTAGAAGGCGTCCCGATTGAAGTGGACGACTCGCACTGGGGCGGCGGCGACATTCGCGAGCACCATATGTGGTGGTTCAAGTTGATGCCCCACATCACCGGCTCGGGCAAGGGGATTGCTTATAATTGGTGGCAGTATATTATTGACCCGAACTTGGTCAACTAAAGGCGCACTACTCCCAAGTGATTTTGAACAAGAACGCTGTGAGTTAGACTCTCGGCGTTCTTTGTTGCCGGGTGAAGTCTCCTGTGCTCTTTGAGACGCTCTTGAGACTCTATCGCCTTATACTTCTTGTCAATGGAGAGGATTCAGACGCCTGTTCAAGCTAAAACTGTGCCCGGCTTCTGCAAGTCTCTTTTACATGGCCTGAAAAATCGCCGGTTTTTAGCCATTTGTTGAGTGATCGAAGGCGCTCACCCTATTTCTATGCTTTTGCAAGGAGGCAAATAATCAATGTCCCTCAATCTCAAACCCCTCGGCGACCGGCTGGTCGTCGAACCGCTGGAACAAGAAACAACGACGGTCAGCGGCATCGTTCTGCCTGAAACTGCCAAGGAGAAGCCGCAAAAAGGCTCGGTGTTGGCGACCGGCCCGGGCGCGCGCGACGATCAGGGTAGGCGTATCGCGATGGACGTGCAAGTAGGCGATATTGTCTTGTTCGCCAAATACGCCGGAACCGAAATTAAGCTCGACGACAAAAAGCTGTTGATTTTCAAAGAAGGCGATGTTCTTGCAATTGTTGAAGGCAATGTCGCCAAGAAAAAGAAGTAATTTCCCGTGACGACACGGAAAGGATAGCTACGTATGGCCGCAAAACAACTTGTATTCAATGAGGATGCTCGCCGC from Chloroflexota bacterium encodes the following:
- the groES gene encoding co-chaperone GroES, encoding MSLNLKPLGDRLVVEPLEQETTTVSGIVLPETAKEKPQKGSVLATGPGARDDQGRRIAMDVQVGDIVLFAKYAGTEIKLDDKKLLIFKEGDVLAIVEGNVAKKKK